One stretch of Glandiceps talaboti chromosome 7, keGlaTala1.1, whole genome shotgun sequence DNA includes these proteins:
- the LOC144437490 gene encoding glycine N-phenylacetyltransferase-like: MCRNNSVNQPGNARSSYTPQKKLYKHRRLVPCEIHGMLKSYIVLLTRPSYIRVITGRIKQMSTSTSGDSLQIVPRDEYPKLVDFLRGQTPSSLKVIGHLNSNIKSEKWTMSTYVDSWPNPSVVVCVIPTAEGVTEGDLELTFHSNDADKLKHVLSTSNLLNWRSRMMIKGFDRSFLPILEEINPNYSALIEDLRGDVYTCTDDSNLYRGVVPDGYKLSSLKKGDIDTIMKVWKFGNDRLRQAFLTQVDTHFNAGVFSNKTGELVSWAVQQYFGVIGAVNTIEPHRRKGLAKITLSDVTRKVLDSGETAWCYVEDVKGKEVSENMMTSVGYHKTDLQHVWLICKPPT; the protein is encoded by the exons ATGTGCCGCAACAACAGCGTCAATCAACCCGGAAATGCAAGGTCGTCCTACACACCACAGAAGAAGTTGTACAAACATAGGAGGCTGGTGCCTTGTGAAATCCATGGCATGCTTAAAAGTTACATTGTCCTTCTAACAAGACCGAGTTACATACGCGTTATTACTGGAAGGATAAAACAAATGTCGACTAGTACGAGCGGAGACTCTCTACAAATCGTCCCCAGGGATGAATATCCGAAACTCGTAGATTTCTTACGAGGTCAAACGCCATCATCTCTAAAG GTCATAGGTCACCTCAACTCTAATATCAAGAGTGAGAAATGGACAATGTCAACGTATGTTGACAGCTGGCCGAATCCATCGGTCGTTGTTTGTGTAATTCCCACAGCAGAAGGAGTAACT GAAGGAGACCTTGAACTCACTTTCCATTCCAATGATGCTGATAAACTTAAACATGTACTGTCCACCTCAAACTTGTTAAACTGGAGATCACGTATGATGATCaaag GATTCGATCGTTCATTCCTTCCCATTCTTGAAGAAATCAACCCAAATTACTCTGCACTTATTGAGGATTTGCGTGGAGacgtttatacatgtacagatgacAGCAATTTATATCGAGG GGTGGTACCGGACGGATACAAACTTTCAAGTCTAAAGAAAGGTGACATTGACACCATCATGAAAGTATGGAAGTTTGGAAACGACCGTCTTCGACAGGCATTTCTAACGCAAGTGGATACACATTTTAACGCCGGTGTTTTCAGTAACAAAACAGGTGAATTGGTATCGTGGGCTGTGCAGCAATACTTTGGAGTAATCGGGGCGGTAAACACGATTGAACCTCATCGACGTAAAGGGTTGGCGAAGATAACGCTCTCAGATGTGACTCGCAAGGTTCTCGACTCCGGCGAGACTGCATGGTGTTACGTAGAGGACGTGAAAGGCAAAGAAGTATCGGAGAATATGATGACGTCAGTGGGGTATCACAAAACAGATTTACAACATGTCTGGTTGATTTGCAAACCACCAACATGA
- the LOC144437494 gene encoding uncharacterized protein LOC144437494: MVEFDSINIANRDVTNIFDKCELFLQIDGIQRDSYGYTATIDAALRKARSVLINSRPDVRKIMFLITTGKSNIGEHTVVVRREIQSLMWDESWNSQLDVFALGIGEEVDTDDLESIASNSRFALYIDTVDKFKDLTLSLNEDKVEIHWEVVESEKCLPLCSNTDTCMCCLDTGNYQCVGDMGYQGNRIQRDVCQCNLLGTVNASNVCENDNSQCPCKPNTYTRDCSQCRDETYMFPTNADEDCLPCGCDYGGSASFNCDKVSGLCDCRPNVTGQYCNQVDEGFYYTVLDSNSYDAWEIIQVLVI, translated from the exons ATGGTTGAATTCGATTCGATAAACATTGCAAACAGAGATGTCACCAACATATTCGATAAATGCGAATTATTCTTACAGATTGACGGGATACAAAGAGATTCGTACGGTTACACCGCTACAATTGATGCTGCATTACGAAAAGCTAGGAGCGTGTTGATAAATTCGCGACCTGACGTCAGGAAAATAATGTTTCTGATAACAACCGGAAAATCTAACATTGGAGAACATACGGTAGTTGTTCGACGCGAAATACAGTCTTTGATGTGGGACGAAAGTTGGAATTCTCAGCTAGACGTGTTCGCTCTTGGTATCGGAGAAGAAGTAGATACCGACGATTTAGAATCAATCGCTTCTAATTCTAGATTCGCCTTATATATCGACACGGTTGATAAGTTTAAAGATCTTACCTTGTCATTGAATGAAG ataAAGTAGAAATTCACTGGGAAGTAGTGGAATCAGAGAAGTGTTTACCACTATGCAGCAACACAGATACTTGTATGTGTTGCTTAGACACAGGAAATTACCAATGTGTTGGTGATATGGGTTACCAAGGCAACAGAATACAGCGTGATG TATGCCAGTGCAACCTGTTAGGTACTGTGAATGCCAGTAATGTTTGTGAGAATGACAATAGCCAGTGTCCATGTAAACCAAACACATACACCAGAGACTGTAGTCAGTGTAGGGATGAAACCTACATGTTTCCTACAAATGCTGATGAG GATTGTTTACCATGTGGTTGTGATTATGGTGGATCAGCATCATTTAACTGTGATAAAGTGTCTGGTTTATGTGATTGTCGACCAAATGTGACTGGACAATATTGTAACCAAGTAGATGAAGGATTCTATTACACTGTATTGGATTCAAATAG CTATGATGCGTGGGAA ATTATACAGGTGCTGGTTATTTGA
- the LOC144438313 gene encoding uncharacterized protein LOC144438313, with the protein MGCTVTHNMATNSASETRSRRSDVVKPSENSVMSFDSLVQIFTKSLQSGTAGLDNNIPTLADEVYGRICTTMDTEMPNKLSFIPGRKTAFVFGPETITNSLLSREPYHMLTQLGYLPEYIHLKVCKENRSFWLVLFLPQNITVVPATWDGVLNLVKTYYPKAEETIREHLPEIKIQSVEFYEEQAGMKFIDAIKEPPDDNYMSYDKYVSLEKPVKSWQTRLFLYCELRLLELFQGNGYTKFEDGTKGEKEFICPNIEIKEFGENNYVILPMKIVVPDEIKLKYDTSI; encoded by the exons ATGGGTTGTACTGTAACACACAATATGGCTACGAACAGCGCTAGCGAGACACGGAGCCGGAGATCGGATGTCGTAAAACCGTCTGAGAACTCAGTCATGTCTTTCGATTCTCTCGTACAGATCTTCACGAAATCTTTACAGAGTGGCACAGCGGGTCTTGACAACAACATTCCGACTCTCGCTGACGAAGTGTACGGACGGATCTGTACTACCATGGACACGGAAATGCCAAATAAGCTCTCTTTCATACCTGGACGAAAGACAGCTTTTGTGTTTGGTCCGGAAACAATAACCAATTCGTTGTTGTCAAGGGAGCCATACCACATGTTAACACAGCTTGGTTACCTACCAGAATATATTCACCTTAag GTATGCAAGGAGAATCGTAGTTTTTGGCTAGTCTTATTTCTTCCCCAAAATATAACCGTTGTCCCAGCAACATGGGATGGTGTGTTGAATCTAGTGAAAACCTACTATCCCAAGGCAGAGGAGACGATACGGGAACATTTACCTGAGATTAAAATCCAATCAGTGGAATTTTATGAAGAGCAAGCTGGTATGAAGTTTATAGATGCAATCAAAGAACCACCGGATGATAACTATATGAGTTATGACAAATATGTATCACTGGAGAAACCAGTGAAATCCTGGCAGACACGACTATTTCTTTACTGTGAACTACGACTGCTTGAATTATTCCAAGGTAATGGTTATACAAAGTTTGAAGATGGCACAAAAGGAGAGAAGGAATTTATTTGCCCAAATATCGAAATTAAAGAATTTGGTGAgaataattatgtcattttacCAATGAAAATTGTTGTACCTGATGAGATCAAGCTGAAATATGATACTAGTATTTGA